In Sphingobacterium sp. PCS056, the following proteins share a genomic window:
- a CDS encoding glycosyltransferase family 2 protein — protein MAQISIIIPVYNAEQFLSRCLDSVLQQTFVDFEVLLINDGSSDSSKYICDQYQAQDSRIRVFHQENSGVSAVRQKGIDLAKGKYSIHVDADDYIAPTMLAEMYAHIGEHDILVADYLKVSDKETLYISQSAIQGLDKSAIFLSVFLKKIHGFMWNKLVRHAIYKEFDIHFPIGHDYCEDQIVFLQMVNSNLSIGYLARAFYHYVHNPNSITQQSTVDSYSKIFKYSDFIDRMPFISDQLKSINHIQIKVQCMYSKQFDASFINRWNKHSDAMIPHADLTFFTRVRLFMFKIGLSQIAKLTF, from the coding sequence ATGGCACAAATTTCTATAATCATTCCTGTCTATAATGCCGAGCAATTTCTCTCTCGCTGTTTAGATTCTGTATTGCAACAGACGTTTGTAGACTTTGAAGTGCTCTTGATCAATGATGGATCTAGCGATTCGAGCAAATACATTTGCGATCAATATCAAGCGCAAGACTCCCGTATTCGTGTTTTTCACCAAGAAAATTCAGGCGTTAGTGCTGTCAGACAAAAAGGAATTGATCTGGCAAAGGGCAAGTATTCAATTCATGTTGATGCAGATGATTATATCGCACCTACTATGTTGGCCGAGATGTATGCCCATATTGGAGAGCATGATATACTTGTTGCCGATTATTTAAAAGTATCGGATAAAGAAACACTGTATATCAGTCAGTCGGCTATACAGGGATTGGATAAATCTGCTATTTTTCTGTCTGTTTTTCTGAAGAAGATCCATGGATTTATGTGGAATAAATTGGTCCGACATGCGATCTACAAGGAGTTTGATATTCATTTCCCGATAGGTCACGATTATTGTGAAGATCAAATTGTCTTTTTGCAGATGGTCAATAGTAATTTGTCTATTGGATATTTAGCACGTGCATTTTATCATTATGTGCACAATCCTAATTCCATAACGCAACAAAGTACGGTAGATTCGTACAGTAAAATATTTAAATATTCCGATTTTATTGATAGGATGCCTTTTATTTCCGATCAATTAAAGTCGATCAATCATATTCAGATTAAGGTACAATGTATGTATAGTAAGCAATTTGATGCATCATTTATTAATCGCTGGAATAAACACTCTGATGCAATGATTCCACATGCTGATTTAACATTTTTCACACGTGTTCGTTTGTTTATGTTTAAAATAGGTTTATCACAGATCGCAAAATTGACATTTTAA
- a CDS encoding glycosyltransferase — MIPKIIHYCWFGRGTKGQLEQNCIEGWKAKLPDYTFMEWNEENFDINQFSFARDAYHAKKFAFVSDVCRLHALREYGGIYLDTDVQVLRSFSDLLNGDKFIMGMEDDFVVSSACILSSPNHPILNKLLDFYQNAAFKGEVFGKEGLLPNTHVISEILKQEYGLRLHRHFTYSDEAVTIYPVDYFSPKNYADKRITLTVNSYCVHLFNGSWISKSTKFKEFILRNTPPFFYGLYKKLKHGEQ, encoded by the coding sequence ATGATTCCTAAAATTATTCATTATTGCTGGTTTGGTAGAGGAACGAAAGGTCAGCTCGAGCAAAATTGTATTGAAGGCTGGAAAGCTAAGTTACCTGATTATACTTTTATGGAGTGGAATGAAGAAAACTTCGATATCAATCAGTTTTCATTTGCTCGAGATGCGTATCACGCAAAAAAATTTGCTTTTGTATCCGATGTCTGCCGTTTGCATGCTTTGCGGGAATATGGAGGTATCTATTTAGATACAGATGTTCAGGTATTGCGATCCTTTAGCGATTTACTAAACGGAGATAAATTTATCATGGGTATGGAAGATGATTTTGTGGTGAGCAGTGCTTGTATCCTTTCCTCACCCAATCATCCGATTCTTAACAAGTTGCTTGATTTTTATCAAAACGCGGCATTCAAGGGTGAAGTTTTTGGAAAAGAGGGTTTGTTACCGAATACACATGTTATTAGCGAAATTTTGAAACAAGAGTACGGGTTGCGCTTGCATCGTCATTTCACCTATTCAGATGAAGCGGTTACCATATATCCAGTGGATTATTTCTCACCAAAAAATTATGCAGATAAACGAATCACACTAACCGTTAATAGCTATTGTGTTCATCTGTTCAATGGATCTTGGATTTCTAAAAGCACAAAATTTAAAGAATTTATTTTGAGAAATACGCCTCCATTTTTTTACGGTTTATATAAAAAATTAAAGCATGGAGAGCAGTAA
- a CDS encoding glycosyltransferase family 4 protein yields MESSKKTICFYIPSLTHFAGTERSLCLVANGLSSSFHVKVLCNELTDESQTVFPFDKNVEVVSLGLTNVKRSYFSILFRSAQFLNKNKVDFFISVEMMSLVFTAPIILLLRLFYLSKIKFLAWEHFNFKTTLGKPLRQVCRRLAGFLADSIVVLTHEDQKLWKEGAYIRRDIVVINNAATYPISTRAYPHESKNILAVGRFTYQKAFDDLIDIWKKLSERDKNHEFKLQIIGEGSDKELLEKKIASLQLQNSVQLIDPTSEIHRYYEAASIYVMTSRFEGLPMVLLEAASFGIPIIAFNCLTGPSEIVKNGENGYLVEERDMDTFADRLQFLIANPDLRAAMSQSNKNLVKNFDLSHIVDKWIVVLHSL; encoded by the coding sequence ATGGAGAGCAGTAAGAAGACCATTTGTTTTTATATACCCTCACTTACCCATTTTGCCGGAACAGAGCGTTCGCTCTGTTTAGTTGCAAATGGTTTGTCAAGTTCCTTTCACGTTAAGGTACTTTGCAATGAATTGACTGACGAAAGCCAAACCGTATTTCCTTTTGATAAAAATGTTGAAGTCGTTTCATTGGGCCTTACGAATGTCAAACGGTCATATTTTTCGATTTTGTTTAGGTCTGCCCAGTTTCTTAACAAGAATAAAGTCGATTTCTTTATTTCGGTAGAGATGATGTCATTAGTTTTTACGGCACCAATAATACTGTTGTTGCGTTTATTTTATTTGTCGAAAATAAAATTTTTAGCTTGGGAACATTTTAATTTTAAGACTACACTAGGTAAGCCCCTTCGCCAGGTATGTCGTCGACTTGCGGGTTTTTTAGCCGACAGTATTGTCGTTTTGACACATGAAGATCAAAAGCTATGGAAGGAAGGTGCTTATATTCGTCGTGACATCGTGGTGATCAACAATGCTGCAACTTATCCGATTTCAACTCGTGCATATCCACATGAATCTAAAAATATTTTGGCGGTCGGTCGATTCACCTATCAAAAAGCATTTGATGATCTGATCGATATTTGGAAGAAGCTCTCAGAACGGGATAAAAATCATGAATTTAAGTTGCAGATCATCGGTGAAGGATCGGATAAAGAATTGTTGGAAAAGAAAATAGCAAGCTTGCAGCTTCAAAATTCGGTACAGTTGATCGATCCGACTTCAGAAATTCATCGGTATTATGAAGCTGCGAGCATCTATGTTATGACCTCACGATTTGAGGGATTACCGATGGTTTTACTGGAAGCAGCTTCTTTTGGAATTCCTATTATTGCTTTCAATTGTTTGACAGGTCCATCAGAAATCGTTAAAAATGGTGAGAATGGCTATCTTGTAGAGGAACGTGATATGGATACGTTTGCAGATCGGTTACAATTTTTAATTGCAAATCCAGATTTAAGAGCAGCTATGAGTCAAAGCAACAAAAATTTAGTGAAAAACTTTGATTTAAGTCATATTGTTGATAAATGGATTGTAGTATTGCATAGCTTATAA
- a CDS encoding EpsG family protein, whose product MVIKKTYLYILFSLIYALWLCMLPHEIFKDRDSYLTIYAQDFDGHLGLNSSPLLFMFNEGGYFLINKLLSVFQDPSVTVRIIVFTICFSVSFSCFRYTDKLWKAFVLLILLFLNPQFFAMELVVLRQGLGLAILLLFFPSNRVKLLFLLLLLGLIHTSFYILFAFFLASLVIEKILKNSLIGLRQLVLVLIGIIFNVLIYFVSQYLGAKQELNASDAGGSGFMFLIWLVVLLYILIFKRESRTSYDKYYELFYDFSVMGLMIYLTGYFLSPISGRLIGTFIPFIYLVLLKRVNFLGFIVLFLVFCLNFLLFFRGGMEAFTLVSIIDFFKHLLFIS is encoded by the coding sequence ATGGTAATTAAGAAAACATACCTCTATATTTTGTTTAGTTTAATCTATGCGTTATGGCTTTGTATGCTTCCGCACGAGATTTTTAAAGATAGAGATAGTTATCTTACGATATATGCGCAAGATTTTGACGGACATCTGGGGTTGAATAGCTCACCCTTGTTATTCATGTTTAATGAAGGTGGATATTTCCTGATCAATAAATTGCTTTCTGTCTTTCAAGACCCATCGGTCACCGTGAGGATCATTGTGTTTACCATTTGTTTTTCAGTTAGTTTTAGTTGCTTCAGATATACCGATAAACTTTGGAAGGCTTTTGTGCTGTTAATTTTGTTGTTTTTAAATCCGCAGTTCTTTGCTATGGAACTTGTGGTCTTGCGGCAAGGTTTAGGCCTTGCTATTTTGTTGTTGTTCTTTCCAAGCAATCGTGTCAAACTGTTATTTTTATTATTATTGTTGGGGTTGATCCATACCTCATTTTATATTCTGTTTGCTTTTTTTCTAGCCTCTTTAGTTATCGAAAAGATTTTAAAAAATTCTTTGATTGGTTTGCGTCAGCTTGTTTTAGTTCTTATCGGAATTATCTTTAATGTTCTCATCTATTTTGTGAGTCAATATTTGGGTGCAAAACAAGAATTAAATGCGAGCGATGCCGGCGGTTCAGGATTTATGTTTCTCATTTGGTTAGTTGTGTTACTTTATATCTTGATTTTTAAAAGGGAGAGCCGCACGAGTTACGACAAATATTATGAATTATTTTACGATTTTTCGGTGATGGGTTTAATGATCTATTTAACTGGATACTTTCTATCTCCGATTAGCGGTAGGCTAATCGGTACATTTATTCCTTTTATTTATTTAGTTCTTTTAAAGCGTGTTAATTTTTTAGGTTTTATTGTTTTATTTTTAGTTTTTTGTTTAAATTTTCTTTTATTTTTTCGAGGAGGTATGGAGGCGTTTACATTGGTTAGTATTATTGATTTTTTTAAACACTTGTTATTTATTTCGTAA
- a CDS encoding glycosyltransferase family 4 protein, whose protein sequence is MKVLHVINSLHTGGAEKLVILSLPRLKSEGLDVELLLLNGEETPFLKELQLNSNIQIKFLGYSFYNPLYIFKLISYLNKYDLIHVHLFPAMYFVALAKVISFSKTKIIFTEHSTSNRRLQNPIYNPIERLIYSIYTSVICITEEVKKTLEDKLHLKNDKFHVIENGIDINYINKSVAHNRSVYGYHESDKLVCMVAGFRREKDHDTVIRALELLPEKYKLIFIGDGYRMEEVKALVASLDICDRVNFLGIRNDVFSFIKMSDIAVLSSHWEGFGLAAAEAMACGVPTIASNVNGLSQVVSGGGLLFEKGDVVELTRLVSLLEEPLFYKEISDNGKKKAACYDISNMIRKMIVLYTKVTGKMSSLTLNHKNDER, encoded by the coding sequence GTGAAGGTTTTACATGTTATAAATAGTCTCCATACGGGAGGTGCTGAGAAGCTAGTCATTTTGTCATTACCACGGTTAAAAAGCGAGGGCTTGGATGTTGAGTTGCTGCTGTTAAATGGTGAAGAAACTCCATTTTTAAAAGAATTGCAATTAAATTCTAATATCCAGATCAAATTTTTAGGATATTCATTCTATAATCCACTGTATATTTTTAAATTAATTTCTTATTTAAATAAATATGATTTAATACATGTTCACCTTTTTCCTGCCATGTATTTTGTTGCCTTAGCGAAGGTTATATCTTTCAGTAAGACAAAGATTATTTTTACTGAACATAGTACTTCCAATCGGAGGCTTCAAAATCCTATTTATAATCCCATAGAGCGTTTAATTTATTCTATTTATACAAGCGTCATCTGTATAACGGAAGAAGTAAAAAAAACATTGGAGGATAAACTGCATCTGAAAAATGATAAATTTCATGTTATAGAAAATGGAATTGATATCAATTATATAAATAAATCAGTTGCGCATAACAGGTCTGTTTATGGGTATCATGAAAGTGATAAGCTAGTTTGTATGGTCGCTGGTTTTCGAAGAGAAAAAGATCATGATACCGTTATACGAGCATTAGAATTATTGCCGGAAAAATATAAATTAATATTTATTGGAGATGGATATCGAATGGAAGAGGTTAAAGCTTTGGTAGCATCTCTTGATATTTGTGATCGGGTTAATTTTTTAGGAATTCGGAACGATGTTTTTTCGTTCATAAAAATGAGTGATATTGCTGTTTTAAGCTCGCACTGGGAAGGTTTTGGTTTAGCTGCAGCGGAGGCGATGGCATGCGGTGTTCCAACTATTGCATCCAATGTTAATGGATTATCGCAAGTCGTATCGGGAGGTGGTCTATTATTTGAAAAAGGCGATGTAGTAGAACTCACTCGTCTGGTGTCATTATTAGAAGAGCCTTTGTTTTATAAAGAAATCAGTGACAATGGGAAGAAGAAAGCGGCATGTTACGACATATCCAATATGATTCGTAAAATGATCGTATTATATACCAAAGTCACAGGGAAAATGAGTAGTTTAACTCTAAATCATAAAAATGATGAAAGGTAA
- a CDS encoding glycosyltransferase family 4 protein, which translates to MMKGKKVLHIVSVSFSLRYFVGNQFHYFKEKGYEFHVACSDSPDFTALSREFGFTSFPVPILRSINPLQDIKSIYRLYQYIRREQFDIVIAHSPKGGLIGILAAYLARTPKRIFFRHGLVFETVTGLKKHLLINIERLIGFCATSIVNVSPSIARVCDQLQLNSSSKNVLLGNGTCNGIDITKFKPRFGYKDDAVITIGFVGRLSKDKGLIELIEAWKLLCKEYKSLRLLLIGPMDERDPLPHSTLNQVHVDPTIEYVGGVDDTSLYYNKMDIFVLPSYREGFPTVTLEASASGVPVVTTRVTGCVDSIVEHVTGIFAENTAVSLYTALKYYIDNLEVAHVHGANGQQFVKNNFSEDFIYRQIEDKIL; encoded by the coding sequence ATGATGAAAGGTAAGAAAGTATTACATATTGTTTCCGTATCATTTTCACTGCGCTATTTTGTGGGAAATCAATTTCATTATTTTAAAGAAAAGGGGTATGAATTTCATGTTGCCTGTTCTGATTCTCCAGATTTTACAGCTTTATCGCGGGAATTTGGCTTTACGTCATTTCCAGTCCCTATTTTACGCAGTATTAATCCCCTTCAAGATATAAAATCTATTTATCGATTATATCAGTACATCCGTCGTGAGCAGTTTGATATTGTTATTGCGCATTCGCCTAAAGGTGGTTTGATCGGTATATTGGCGGCTTATCTCGCCAGAACACCAAAACGTATTTTTTTTAGGCATGGTTTAGTCTTTGAAACGGTTACAGGATTAAAAAAGCACTTACTGATTAATATTGAACGGTTGATCGGTTTTTGTGCAACCAGTATTGTTAATGTAAGTCCCTCCATTGCCAGAGTTTGTGATCAATTGCAGTTAAATTCATCTTCTAAGAATGTATTATTAGGGAATGGAACGTGCAATGGTATCGATATCACCAAGTTTAAACCACGATTTGGTTATAAAGATGATGCAGTCATTACAATAGGTTTTGTGGGCAGGTTGTCCAAAGACAAAGGTCTGATTGAGCTTATTGAAGCATGGAAATTGTTATGCAAGGAGTACAAATCACTACGATTATTACTCATAGGTCCTATGGATGAAAGAGACCCTCTACCGCATTCAACTTTAAATCAGGTACATGTTGACCCGACAATCGAATATGTTGGTGGAGTGGATGATACTTCTTTATATTACAACAAAATGGATATTTTTGTGTTGCCGTCCTATCGGGAAGGTTTTCCCACTGTTACCTTAGAAGCGTCAGCTTCGGGTGTGCCCGTAGTGACTACTAGAGTCACGGGTTGTGTTGATTCTATTGTTGAGCATGTAACTGGAATTTTTGCGGAAAATACTGCCGTTAGTCTCTATACTGCATTGAAGTATTATATCGACAATCTAGAGGTTGCTCATGTTCATGGGGCAAATGGACAGCAATTTGTAAAAAACAATTTTTCGGAAGATTTTATTTACAGACAGATTGAAGATAAAATTTTATAG
- a CDS encoding NAD-dependent epimerase/dehydratase family protein — MKVLVLGGNSGFIGSHLSKSLATSFDSKFVSMRNLGWINENFSPNCIINLVGKAHDFTGTAKEEDFYYANFELAKKAFQIFLSSSASLFIHISSLAAIEEVEAPNPLSEFASYNSVTPYGKSKRAAEEWLLQQTLPADKKMIILRPPMVHGEGDKGNLNQLYKLVNRGIPYPLTQFKNKRSFLSIENFCFFIEQILFKKDKMETGIYHLADDETLSSNEIVKVIKEETGFNTPCLPVPKSLIRWISKVGDRTSLPLNTWRLKKLTSNLVVSNKKIKVALSIQRLPRTAKEGLRETIRSFQRESKQIF, encoded by the coding sequence ATGAAGGTATTAGTTTTAGGTGGTAATAGCGGTTTTATTGGAAGCCATCTGAGTAAGAGCTTGGCGACTTCATTTGATTCCAAATTTGTGTCGATGAGGAATTTAGGTTGGATAAATGAAAATTTTTCGCCTAATTGCATCATCAATTTGGTGGGCAAAGCGCATGATTTTACTGGGACAGCAAAAGAAGAAGATTTCTATTATGCCAATTTTGAACTTGCTAAAAAAGCTTTTCAAATATTTTTATCATCATCCGCAAGTCTATTTATTCACATTAGTTCTTTGGCTGCCATAGAGGAGGTCGAGGCCCCAAATCCATTATCCGAGTTCGCGAGCTACAACTCCGTAACCCCATATGGTAAATCTAAACGCGCAGCAGAGGAGTGGCTTCTTCAGCAAACTTTACCCGCTGACAAAAAAATGATTATTTTGCGTCCACCCATGGTGCATGGTGAAGGAGATAAGGGCAATCTCAATCAGTTGTATAAATTAGTAAACAGAGGAATTCCTTATCCGCTGACCCAATTTAAAAATAAGCGGTCATTTTTATCTATAGAAAATTTTTGTTTTTTTATTGAACAAATCCTGTTTAAAAAAGATAAAATGGAGACGGGGATTTATCATCTTGCCGATGATGAAACATTGTCATCTAACGAAATTGTTAAGGTCATTAAAGAAGAGACAGGGTTTAATACCCCTTGTCTGCCAGTACCAAAAAGTTTAATTCGTTGGATATCTAAGGTTGGTGACCGAACATCATTGCCGTTGAATACTTGGCGTCTCAAAAAATTGACCAGCAATCTGGTTGTTTCAAACAAAAAAATAAAAGTAGCTTTATCCATTCAACGACTTCCTCGTACCGCCAAAGAAGGATTAAGAGAAACTATTCGCTCATTTCAACGAGAAAGTAAACAAATATTTTGA